One window of the Solanum stenotomum isolate F172 chromosome 11, ASM1918654v1, whole genome shotgun sequence genome contains the following:
- the LOC125844705 gene encoding scopoletin 8-hydroxylase: MAPSIDESNALFDFVVQKGNGVKGLVDNGIKMVPERYIQPPKERILIDKKIMNSNDDIDQLLVAIDLSKLHGPEHDQVVGTITKAAETLGFFQVVNHGVTLELLESLKGAAHNFFAQPPMEKAVYLKEVSPSPLVKYGTSFVPEKEMALEWKDYVSMMYTNDDEAHAQWPPQCKDVALEYLKSSTKMVRILLEILFENLGVTLDEEKFESLTGLKMVNMNFYPSCPNPELTVGVGRHSDMGTLTVLLQDGIGGLYVKLEQDVEDEWIEIPPIPGALVINVGDTMQILSNGRYKSAEHRVRTTSSESRVSIPLFATPKPSEKIGPLPQLVESDGVAHYKQVLFGDYMKNFFGKAHEGKKSLDFAQNDDSA; the protein is encoded by the exons ATGGCCCCAAGTATTGATGAAAGTAATGccttgtttgattttgtggtcCAAAAGGGTAATGGAGTAAAGGGACTTGTAGACAATGGCATTAAAATGGTACCAGAAAGATACATACAACCACCAAAAGAGAGAATattaattgacaaaaaaatcatgaattcaAATGATGATATTGATCAACTATTGGTGGCcattgatttatcaaaattacATGGTCCTGAACATGATCAAGTGGTGGGAACTATTACAAAGGCTGCTGAGACACTTGGATTTTTTCAAGTGGTAAATCATGGTGTAACTTTGGAGTTATTGGAATCACTTAAAGGTGCAGCACATAACTTCTTTGCCCAACCACCTATGGAAAAGGCTGTTTATCTAAAAGAAGTGAGTCCAAGTCCTTTGGTTAAATATGGGACTAGCTTTGTACCTGAAAAGGAAATGGCTTTGGAATGGAAAGATTATGTTAGTATGATGTATACTAATGATGATGAGGCACATGCACAATGGCCTCCTCAATGCAA GGATGTGGCTCTTGAATACTTGAAGTCATCAACAAAAATGGTGAGGATACTATTGGAgatattatttgaaaatcttGGAGTAACACTAGATGAAGAAAAATTTGAATCACTAACAGGGCTCAAAATGGTAAACATGAATTTTTACCCAAGTTGCCCTAATCCAGAGCTAACCGTAGGCGTCGGACGCCATTCGGACATGGGAACCCTAACTGTTTTACTACAAGATGGCATTGGTGGTCTATATGTTAAACTTGAACAAGATGTGGAAGATGAGTGGATTGAGATTCCTCCCATTCCTGGTGCTTTAGTTATCAACGTTGGAGATACCATGCAA ATCTTAAGTAATGGGAGATACAAGAGCGCGGAGCATAGAGTTCGTACAACAAGTTCAGAATCAAGAGTTTCAATTCCACTGTTTGCTACACCAAAGCCAAGTGAAAAGATAGGGCCATTGCCTCAACTTGTGGAAAGTGATGGAGTTGCTCACTACAAACAAGTCTTGTTTGGTGATTACATGAAAAACTTTTTTGGAAAAGCTCATGAAGGAAAAAAATCTCTTGATTTTGCTCAGAATGATGATTCTGCTTAA